The following are encoded in a window of Penicillium oxalicum strain HP7-1 chromosome II, whole genome shotgun sequence genomic DNA:
- a CDS encoding AP-2 complex subunit alpha, with product MSSMRGLVQFIADLRNARARELEEKRVNKELANIRQKFKAGNLNGYQKKKYVCKLLYVYIQGYDVDFGHLEAVNLISSNKYSEKQIGYLAVTLFLHEEHELLHLVVNSIRKDLLDNNELFNCLALHAVANVGGRELGEALATEVHRLLISPTSKAFVKKKAALTLLRLYRKHPGIVRNEWAERIISIMDDPDMGVTLSVTSLVMALAQDLPEEYKGCYVKAAQRLKRIVIENDIAPDYLYYRVPCPWIQVKFLRLLQYYPPSQDSHVREIIRESLAQIMQSALETPKNVQQNNAQNAILFEAINLLIHLDSEHTLMLQISARLGKYIQSRETNVRYLGLDALTHFAARAETLDPIKKHQNIILGSLRDRDISVRRKGLDLLYSMCDTTNAGPIVNELLRYLQTADYAIREEMVLKVAILTEKYATDAQWYIDMTLKLLSLAGEHVNDEVWQRVIQIVTNNEELQAYAAHTLLGYLKSECHESLVKIGCYVLGEFGHLIADNAGSSPIEQFLALQGKMFTGSDNARAMILSSFVKFVNLFPEIKPQLLQIFRLYSHSPDSELQQRAFEYLSLATLPTDDLLRTVCDEMPPFSERTSILLSRLHQKTAGTSEKKTWVVGGKDANADKQEVLLAQHTGLKRSFTTIVNGTRSTSNGSSTPTSATSASGDLAGLDFSGPSAPAPNLASAAHLSPDWEIGYSRLYFSNGGVLFEDAQIHVGLRSEYRAHMGVVKIYISNKSASAINSLTTTVENPATPNLKIDTKNLPDSSVPAAGQTQQTLFCVSHGPFSDAPTIRISYLAGALQAYTLQLPVLMHRYMEPSSLSAEDFFKRWRQIGDGPLESQKTFGLSGKNKVITESYTRQVVEGFAWKILDGVDPNPRNIVGCGVFQFEEGKTGCLLRLEPNYEKSMYRVTIRATKEGVPQGLARQMEQKLSQGLRRDSLD from the exons ATGTCTTCGATGCGAGGGCTTGTCCAGTTCATCGCAGATCTGCGCAATGCGCGGGCGCGAGAACTGGAGGAGAAGCGGGTGAATAAGGAGTTGGCCAATATTCGACAAAAGTTCAAGGCCGGCAATCTCAACGGataccagaagaagaaatacGTGTGCAAGCTGCTCTACGTTTACATTCAGGGGTACGATGTGGACTTTGGTCATCTGGAAGCGGTCAATTTGATCTCGTCAAACAAATACTCGGAGAAGCAGATCGGCTACCTGGCAGTGACGTTGTTCTTGCACGAAGAGCATGAGCTGCTGCATTTGGTCGTGAACAGTATTCGCAAGGACTTGCTTGACAACAATGAACTTTTCAATTGTCTGGCCCTACATGCCGTGGCCAATGTGGGTGGTCGAGAACTTGGAGAAGCCCTGGCGACGGAGGTTCACCGACTCCTGATTTCCCC AACTTCAAAGGCGTTcgtcaagaagaaggccgctCTCACATTGCTCCGACTATACCGCAAGCATCCAGGCATCGTCCGGAACGAATGGGCGGAGCGTATAATCTCTATCATGGACGACCCTGATATGGGTGTGACCCTATCTGTCACCTCGCTAGTAATGGCACTGGCGCAGGATCTGCCCGAAGAATACAAGGGCTGTTATGTCAAGGCGGCCCAACGATTAAAGCGCATTGTGATCGAGAACGATATTGCGCCCGACTATCTTTACTACCGTGTGCCGTGCCCCTGGATTCAAGTCAAGTTTTTGCGATTATTGCAATACTATCCTCCGTCACAAGACAGCCATGTCCGCGAGATCATTCGCGAGTCTCTGGCCCAGATCATGCAGTCTGCCTTGGAGACGCCCAAGAACGTCCAACAAAACAACGCCCAAAATGCCATTCTCTTCGAAGCCATCAACCTTCTTATTCATCTCGATTCCGAGCATACACTCATGCTTCAGATTTCCGCGCGGTTGGGCAAATACATCCAGTCTCGCGAAACAAATGTTCGTTACTTGGGTCTAGACGCCTTGACTCACTTTGCTGCTCGAGCAGAGACCCTCGACCCGATCAAAAAGCACCAGAACATCATCTTGGGATCCCTCCGCGACCGAGACATCAGTGTTCGTCGCAAGGGCTTGGACCTGCTTTACAGCATGTGTGATACCACCAACGCCGGCCCGATCGTCAACGAGCTGCTGCGGTATCTGCAGACCGCCGACTATGCCATTCGCGAGGAGATGGTTCTGAAGGTGGCCATCTTGACGGAAAAGTATGCCACTGATGCGCAATGGTATATTGACATGACTCTCAAGCTCTTATCATTGGCGGGTGAGCACGTCAATGATGAAGTTTGGCAACGAGTGATTCAAATTGTGACCAACAACGAGGAACTACAGGCTTATGCGGCCCATACGCTGCTCGGCTACCTGAAGAGTGAATGCCACGAGAGTTTGGTAAAGATTGGTTGCTATGTCTTGGGTGAATTTGGCCATCTGATTGCCGACAATGCCGGCTCAAGTCCCATCGAACAATTCCTTGCTCTTCAGGGTAAAATGTTCACGGGGTCCGACAACGCTCGAGCCATGATCTTGTCCTCGTTTGTGAAATTCGTCAATTTGTTCCCCGAAATCAAGCCGCAACTCCTTCAAATCTTCCGCCTCTACAGCCACTCTCCCGACTCCGAGTTACAACAGCGGGCGTTCGAATACCTCTCACTGGCAACACTCCCTACAGACGATCTTCTGCGAACGGTTTGTGATGAAATGCCACCCTTTTCGGAGAGAACGTCCATTCTTCTGTCTCGGCTCCACCAAAAGACGGCAGGCACTAGCGAGAAGAAAACCTGGGTGGTGGGTGGCAAGGATGCCAATGCCGACAAGCAGGAAGTCCTCCTGGCGCAGCACACGGGCCTCAAACGCAGCTTCACCACCATTGTCAACGGTACCCGTTCAACCTCCAACGGCTCAAGCACGCCCACCAGTGCCACGAGCGCCTCGGGCGATCTGGCTGGCTTGGATTTCAGTGGCCCGTCAGCTCCTGCCCCCAATCTTGCCAGCGCCGCTCACTTGAGCCCTGACTGGGAGATTGGATATAGCCGACTTTATTTCTCGAACGGGGGGGTGCTGTTTGAGGATGCCCAGATCCACGTTGGATTGCGGTCAGAGTACCGTGCCCACATGGGTGTTGTGAAGATCTATATCTCGAACAAATCTGCCTCTGCCATCAATTCCCTGACAACGACCGTGGAGAATCCCGCTACGCCCAACCTGAAAATCGACACGAAGAATCTCCCCGATTCAAGCGTGCCCGCCGCTGGGCAGACTCAGCAGACTTTGTTTTGCGTCTCACATGGTCCCTTCTCCGACGCACCCACCATCCGCATCTCCTATTTGGCCGGTGCACTGCAGGCCTACACCCTGCAATTGCCGGTTCTGATGCATCGGTACATGGAACCATCCTCCCTTTCTGCAGAAGACTTCTTCAAGCGTTGGCGTCAAATCGGCGACGGACCCCTCGAGTCGCAGAAGACCTTTGGTCTTAGCGGCAAGAACAAGGTGATCACCGAGTCTTATACCCGGCAGGTAGTGGAGGGATTTGCctggaagatcttggacGGTGTTGATCCTAATCCACGGAACATCGTCGGCTGCGGTGTCTTCCAGTTCGAGGAGGGCAAGACCGGGTGTCTGTTGCGGCTGGAGCCCAATTACGAGAAATCG ATGTACCGGGTTACCATCCGTGCCACCAAAGAAGGTGTACCCCAAGGACTGGCGCGACAGATGGAGCAGAAGCTATCGCAGGGTCTCCGAAGGGATTCTCTCGATTAG
- a CDS encoding Pyridoxal phosphate homeostasis protein, with amino-acid sequence MAVAATPARTSTLLTNLSAVTSRIAAAVSNSPTPSKPVRLVAVSKLKPAADVLALHHSPVAHAHFGENYLQELLEKSRLLPPTIKWHFIGGLQSNKCVTLARDVRGLWAVESVDSEKKATLLDKGRGERNPDAEEREAEAQAAKEPGSESRLRVYVQVNTSGEENKAGVEPAQAPALAKHIREKMPAVKIAGSHDDRSDCQIPGDDA; translated from the coding sequence ATGGCCGTAGCCGCCACCCCCGCGCGCACCTCAACTCTCCTCACCAACCTTTCCGCCGTGACGTCGCGCATCGCCGCCGCCGTCTCCAATTCTCCCACTCCATCCAAGCCCGTCCGTCTCGTCGCGGTCTCCAAGCTCAAGCCCGCTGCCGACGTTCTCGCTCTACACCACTCCCCCGTCGCCCACGCTCACTTCGGCGAGAACTACCTGCAAGAACTTCTCGAGAAATCCCGCCTTCTCCCACCAACCATCAAATGGCATTTCATCGGCGGTCTCCAATCAAATAAGTGCGTCACCCTCGCCCGCGACGTTCGCGGCCTATGGGCCGTCGAAAGCGTCGACtcggaaaagaaagccaCCCTTCTCGACAAAGGGCGCGGTGAGCGCAACCCGGACGCCGAGGAGCGTGAAGCCGAAGCCCAAGCTGCCAAAGAGCCTGGATCCGAATCACGACTGCGCGTCTACGTCCAAGTCAACACCTCCGGCGAAGAGAACAAGGCGGGTGTGGAACCGGCACAAGCGCCCGCGCTGGCCAAGCACATCCGGGAAAAAATGCCCGCGGTTAAAATTGCAGGGAGTCATGACGATCGGAGCGATTGCCAGATCCCGGGCGACGACGCCTGA